A region of the Gemmatimonadaceae bacterium genome:
ATGGTGCGACCGGACTGGATCATCGGGAGCTTCGCAAACGAGTTCTGGTCCCTCTCGATCGTTGCTCGCTCGCAAGGGATACCGCTCGCGTTGTTTCTGCACATTCAGAAGATTTCTCGTCTCAGCGCGCCGCTCTTTCCGTGGCTCGCGAGCCGTTTCATCCTGCCCTCCGAGTACCTGCGCGATTGGGTCGTCGCTCGGCGCGGCATGCCGCGGTGGCGCACGCGCGTGCTCTACAATCCGATCGACGTCGAGCACTTTCGCCCAGATGCCGCACGACGCGACGCCGCGCGTCGTCGGCTCGGCTTCTCGCCTAACGAAGTGGTTGTCGGCTTCGCGGGACGCTTCGAGCGACAGAAAGGTGTATTCGTCCTCGCCGAAGCACTCGAACGCGTCATGGATCGGCTGCCGAACGTGCGGGCGCTCTGGGTTGGAGGAGGCGAGCTCGCTGCCGACGTCGAGTCGACGATCGCCGCATCACCACATGCGCACCGTCACGTGCGTGCGGACTGGAGCAATGATATCGTCGGCTGCTTCGCGGCGATGGACATTCTTGCCTTTCCGCCAATTCGACGCGAGTCGTTCGGCCGCGTGTCCGCAGAGGCACAGGCGTGTGGATTGCCGGTGGTTGCTAGCCGCGTCGGTGGGATACCCGAGACGCTCTGCGAAGGCCGGAGCGGCGTTCTCGTGCCGCCTGGGGACGTTCACGCGTGGAGCGAAGCGCTCTCCACATTGGCGAGCGACCCGGAACTCCGCACGCGCATGGGCGTAGCCGGACGAGAGCAAGCGTGCCAACGCTTTGCATCGGCACGAATTGCGACGGAGTTCGGTTGCATGCTGGAAGGGGTTGGGGCTTAGGCCCCTACTAGATGTGACGCACTCGCGACCGCGCTGGTCTTGTTCACCCGATGCGGAATCACTCATCTTGATTACCGTGCCGAATCGAGCTCATGACCGCGCTCGCCGCTAAGCGGCCGGTCTCCTCGGAGTACATCGACGGTGCCGTCGCGGCGCCGTTGCCTGGCCATCTCGGTAAACCACCGCGTCCGCGGCACCTGCTTCGGGCAGCAGCCGGCACCCTCTGGTTCGGGTTCACGGCGCTCTACCTCTGGTGCCCAGTTCATCGCTTCCCGCCAGCGCAGCCGTTTCACGGATCGCGCTGGTACAACCCGTACGCCACGGTTACGGCCGCAACGGCCTGGCGGAAGGTTAATCTGCACGCACACGCGCGTGCCTGGTCCGGCCTCACGAACGGACGCGGATCAGCCGATGGCGTTCTTCGTCGCTACCGCGAGATGGGTTACGACGCAGCGCCAGTCTCCGACTATCAGACGATTACTCGAGCGCGTGGCGCCGACCCGTCCTCGCTCACCGCGTACGAGCACGGCTTCAACGTCCGTAAGGTCCACCTGCTTGCTGTGGGCGCGCAACGTGTGGACTGGCTGGACTATCCATTGCTGCAGGGTCGCGATGAGATGCAACATCGAATCGACCGTCTGCGGTCGAGTGCCCAGCTCGTGATCATCGCACACCCGCGGCTCCGCCAGGCCGTGACCGACGCTGACCTGCGAGCTCTCACGGGCTACACTGCGATCGAGATCGGGAGCAGCTTTGGCCGCAGCGAAAGCGCCTGGAACGTGGCGCTCGACGCGGGTCGGCCTGTGTGGGCCGTGGCGAAC
Encoded here:
- a CDS encoding glycosyltransferase family 4 protein gives rise to the protein MSRGARDSRVRRLLFVGTNRGPGGTESHFVSLATGMAKAGYEVAAAVRPDDVIARALAADGAVALHEAAFDHAVSRRAIRQLARICRMVRPDWIIGSFANEFWSLSIVARSQGIPLALFLHIQKISRLSAPLFPWLASRFILPSEYLRDWVVARRGMPRWRTRVLYNPIDVEHFRPDAARRDAARRRLGFSPNEVVVGFAGRFERQKGVFVLAEALERVMDRLPNVRALWVGGGELAADVESTIAASPHAHRHVRADWSNDIVGCFAAMDILAFPPIRRESFGRVSAEAQACGLPVVASRVGGIPETLCEGRSGVLVPPGDVHAWSEALSTLASDPELRTRMGVAGREQACQRFASARIATEFGCMLEGVGA